A region of Streptomyces paludis DNA encodes the following proteins:
- a CDS encoding GntR family transcriptional regulator, which yields MTLKIVIDPTAATAPYEQLRTQISAKARSGALPVGYKLPTVRGLAGELGLAANTVAKAYRALETDGVIETRGRNGTFVAAAGEAADREAATAARAYAERARRLGLGRAAALAAAEEAVRAVYAK from the coding sequence GTGACCTTGAAGATCGTGATCGACCCAACGGCCGCGACCGCTCCGTACGAGCAACTGCGCACGCAGATCTCCGCGAAGGCCCGCTCCGGCGCGCTGCCGGTGGGGTACAAGCTTCCGACCGTACGGGGGCTGGCGGGGGAGTTGGGGCTGGCCGCCAATACGGTCGCCAAGGCATACCGCGCGCTGGAGACCGACGGGGTGATCGAGACGCGCGGCAGGAACGGTACGTTCGTCGCCGCCGCCGGCGAGGCCGCCGACCGGGAGGCCGCCACCGCGGCGCGGGCGTACGCCGAGCGCGCGCGGCGGCTGGGGCTGGGGCGGGCGGCGGCGCTCGCGGCGGCGGAGGAGGCCGTGCGGGCCGTTTACGCGAAGTAG
- a CDS encoding DUF5925 domain-containing protein, which produces MSAEPQDALPIRLTVDDSDSPSDVVDALFLGRFTTGEQPYSHSTSIDRVKPGSTLLPPGAEVLRRAVDDDRGATLSEGAGWTLLVSRWNHRADVTVTAVTAELAETMLRQATDGARDQPETQPDAVPMGFWYYSPKQGPHRTTRQITAGTWADVRTNYRSPVADAMDRLMKLTPDDISGRLLLLHGPPGTGKTSALRTLARSWRDWCQVDCVLDPERLFNDVGYLMDIAIGEDDGTAEGRWRLLLLEDCDELIRGEAKHAAGQALSRLLNLTDGLLGQGRNVLVGVTTNEDLERLHPAVVRPGRCLARIEVGALSRTEALSWLKEQDRKGEEGDAPHRDWETLVGREGATLAELYALRRGTGPASVPAQHTNRDAGLYL; this is translated from the coding sequence ATGTCTGCCGAACCTCAGGACGCGCTGCCGATCCGGCTCACCGTCGATGACAGCGATTCCCCGTCGGACGTGGTCGACGCGCTGTTCCTCGGCCGTTTCACGACGGGCGAGCAGCCGTACTCCCACAGCACCAGCATCGACCGGGTCAAGCCCGGCTCGACCCTGCTGCCGCCGGGCGCGGAGGTGCTGCGCCGGGCCGTGGACGACGACCGCGGCGCGACGCTCTCCGAGGGCGCGGGCTGGACCCTGCTGGTGTCGCGGTGGAACCACCGGGCGGATGTGACGGTGACGGCCGTCACCGCCGAACTCGCCGAAACGATGCTCCGCCAGGCCACCGACGGCGCCCGGGACCAGCCGGAGACCCAGCCGGACGCGGTGCCCATGGGCTTCTGGTACTACTCGCCGAAGCAGGGCCCGCACCGCACCACCCGGCAGATCACCGCGGGCACCTGGGCCGATGTCAGGACCAACTACCGCTCCCCGGTGGCCGACGCGATGGACCGGCTGATGAAGCTGACGCCGGACGACATCTCGGGCCGGCTGCTGCTGCTGCACGGCCCGCCGGGCACCGGCAAGACCTCCGCGCTGCGCACACTGGCCCGGTCCTGGCGGGACTGGTGCCAGGTCGACTGCGTGCTGGACCCGGAGCGGCTCTTCAACGACGTCGGCTATCTGATGGACATCGCGATCGGCGAGGACGACGGCACGGCCGAGGGCCGCTGGCGGCTGCTGCTGCTGGAGGACTGCGACGAACTGATCCGCGGCGAGGCGAAGCACGCGGCGGGGCAGGCGCTGTCCCGGCTGCTGAACCTCACCGACGGGCTGCTCGGCCAGGGCCGGAACGTGCTGGTGGGGGTGACGACCAACGAGGACCTGGAGCGGCTGCATCCGGCGGTGGTCCGGCCCGGCCGCTGTCTGGCCAGGATCGAGGTGGGGGCGCTGAGCCGTACGGAGGCGCTGTCCTGGCTGAAGGAGCAGGACCGCAAGGGCGAGGAAGGCGACGCTCCGCACCGCGACTGGGAGACCCTGGTCGGCCGGGAGGGCGCGACGCTGGCGGAACTGTACGCGCTGCGGCGGGGCACGGGCCCGGCGTCGGTACCGGCCCAGCACACGAACCGGGACGCGGGCCTCTACCTCTGA
- a CDS encoding polysaccharide deacetylase family protein, which produces MYHAIGHRPAASTYGLSVSPEAFADQMELLHDRGFTPVTPARLAGAWRAGDPLPERPVLITFDDGYAGVRRHALPVLASYSFAAGLFVSTGWLRGRYDTGGAPDTMLDWDEVRELAAAGVEIGGHSHTHPQLDQLDDVRLTFEIRRCREILATELGAPPASFAYPFGYSSRRVRHTVRTAGFAQSLAVGNALARRAQGPYALNRVTVRRSTGLAEFAHLVEGRALTRAFALDRALTKGYALVRRARRAGAVVRGRPTAAA; this is translated from the coding sequence ATGTACCACGCGATCGGGCACCGGCCCGCGGCCTCCACCTACGGACTGTCCGTATCGCCCGAGGCGTTCGCCGACCAGATGGAGCTGCTGCACGACCGCGGCTTCACCCCGGTCACCCCGGCCCGGCTCGCCGGTGCCTGGCGCGCGGGCGACCCGCTGCCGGAGCGGCCCGTGCTGATCACCTTCGACGACGGCTACGCGGGCGTGCGCCGGCACGCGCTGCCGGTCCTCGCCTCGTACTCCTTCGCCGCCGGGCTGTTCGTCTCGACGGGCTGGCTGCGCGGGCGGTACGACACGGGCGGGGCCCCCGACACCATGCTCGACTGGGACGAGGTCCGGGAACTGGCCGCCGCCGGTGTGGAGATCGGCGGTCACAGCCACACCCATCCGCAGCTCGACCAGCTCGACGACGTACGGCTCACCTTCGAGATCCGCCGCTGCCGCGAGATCCTCGCCACCGAACTGGGCGCGCCGCCCGCCTCCTTCGCCTATCCGTTCGGCTACTCCAGCCGGCGTGTGCGCCATACGGTCCGTACGGCCGGATTCGCGCAGTCGCTGGCGGTCGGCAACGCCCTGGCCCGTCGCGCCCAGGGTCCGTACGCCCTGAACCGGGTGACCGTACGGCGCAGCACCGGCCTCGCGGAGTTCGCCCATCTCGTCGAGGGCCGCGCGCTGACCCGCGCCTTCGCCCTGGACCGGGCGCTCACCAAGGGCTACGCCCTCGTACGCCGCGCCCGCCGGGCGGGAGCGGTGGTGAGGGGGCGCCCGACGGCGGCGGCCTAG
- a CDS encoding glycosyltransferase family 2 protein produces the protein MICVYTEERWDDIRAAVGSVRRQSLPALETLLVVDHHPDLLARLVREYAKEAARGEVRVLPNAGPRGLSAGRNTGIAAARGEIVAFLDDDAVAERDWLRVFDEAYGETGPGGRPVDDRHVLAVGGRTVPAWASGARPGWFPEEFDWVVGCTYRGLPGGRVRVRNVLGGNASFRRTVFDTAGGFATGIGRDGDRLPLGGEETELCIRLTDAVPDAKLLIDDRAVIHHRVPHVRERFRYFCSRTYAEGLSKALVTRSVGADKGLASERRYTTRVLPAGVARGLRDGVRGRPGGFGRAGAIVVGVTAAAAGYLVGRFRTRGGGGALTPGPLGSGATVPDAALPDTAAPGAAEHPAAARRDALRRGAAA, from the coding sequence GTGATCTGCGTGTACACCGAGGAGCGCTGGGACGACATCCGCGCGGCGGTCGGCTCCGTACGGCGGCAGTCGCTGCCCGCGCTGGAGACGCTGCTGGTGGTCGACCACCACCCGGACCTGCTGGCGCGGCTGGTCCGGGAGTACGCGAAGGAGGCGGCGCGCGGCGAGGTGCGCGTGCTGCCCAACGCCGGTCCGCGCGGGCTCTCCGCCGGCCGCAACACCGGGATCGCCGCCGCCCGCGGGGAGATCGTGGCCTTCCTGGACGACGACGCGGTCGCCGAACGGGACTGGCTGCGCGTCTTCGACGAGGCGTACGGCGAAACCGGGCCCGGCGGCCGGCCGGTGGACGACCGGCACGTGCTGGCCGTCGGCGGCCGGACCGTGCCCGCCTGGGCGTCGGGCGCCCGGCCCGGCTGGTTCCCCGAGGAGTTCGACTGGGTCGTCGGCTGTACGTACCGGGGGCTGCCCGGGGGCCGGGTACGGGTCCGTAACGTCCTCGGCGGGAACGCGTCCTTCCGGCGAACTGTGTTCGACACCGCGGGCGGCTTCGCGACGGGCATCGGACGGGACGGCGACCGGCTCCCGCTGGGCGGCGAGGAGACGGAGCTGTGCATCCGGCTCACCGACGCCGTACCGGACGCGAAGCTGCTGATCGACGACCGCGCGGTCATCCACCACCGGGTGCCGCACGTGCGGGAACGGTTCCGCTACTTCTGTTCGCGTACGTACGCGGAGGGGCTGTCCAAGGCGCTGGTCACCAGAAGCGTGGGGGCGGACAAGGGGCTCGCGTCCGAGCGCCGTTACACCACCCGCGTACTCCCGGCCGGTGTCGCGCGCGGTCTGCGCGACGGGGTACGGGGGCGGCCGGGCGGCTTCGGCCGGGCCGGGGCGATCGTGGTCGGGGTGACCGCGGCGGCGGCGGGCTATCTGGTGGGCCGCTTCCGGACGCGGGGCGGGGGCGGGGCGTTGACGCCGGGGCCCCTCGGGTCGGGCGCGACCGTACCGGATGCGGCCCTACCGGATACGGCCGCGCCGGGCGCGGCCGAGCACCCGGCCGCCGCCCGCCGGGACGCGCTCCGCCGGGGAGCCGCCGCATGA
- the fxlM gene encoding methyltransferase, FxLD system, with amino-acid sequence MAPDEWRQRVIRFTDWDRAEHTAVKHLIPVLTAADTEPHQWSFLRKFPSWRLRYRPAGPDRTKRLDAALDELVTAGVLVSWTPGIHEPEETVFGGPAAMEIAHALFHQDSIQLLAQLTREQAASGPGLARRELGVLLLSVAMRAAGLDWYEQGDVWARIAAERPGCEVRHSERHKAAVHRLMTIDVSPSSRVVTDGRLAPVADWTVTFECLGRQLGDLNRQGRLERGLRAVFAHHGIFHWNRLGLPAEDQHTLSTLAKEVVMGTSDNAASTRTGGVRSTTVDGVNSETVEASSADRLRAQLIDHLVDEGSVRTPRVEEAMRTVPRHLFVPNAPLEKAYGNAPVNTKFDESGASISCASQPDIVGMMLEQLEAEPDQKILELGAGTGFNAGLLGHLVGEKGHVTTIDVDQDIVDGARAGLAAAGIHNVEVILGDGAVGHAPNAPYDRIVATVGAHGVPHAWLDQLAPGGRLLTPLRLRGSVSRSIAFEQRDRAWRSVGSEMNTFMPLRRGIADDPRVFVPLDPDNTVTLVTNGDQAADPDALSDVFRRPRAEVWTGVTFRGPESAEYLELWLTCTMPNGLSRMPAKPEALRSGLVTAPYASSTAVFEGSTLTYLTRRQAAEKAPDGATLYEFGVIGHGPDGETLARDVSDQVRAWDRDFRSRDVGFEIQPLGAAPLASKPGRFTFDNELNRIVIEWQ; translated from the coding sequence ATGGCACCGGACGAGTGGCGACAACGCGTCATCCGGTTCACCGACTGGGACCGTGCGGAACACACGGCCGTGAAGCATCTGATTCCGGTGCTGACCGCTGCGGACACGGAGCCGCACCAGTGGTCGTTTCTGCGCAAGTTCCCCTCGTGGCGCCTGCGCTACCGCCCCGCCGGTCCGGACCGTACGAAGCGTCTGGACGCCGCCCTGGACGAGCTGGTCACCGCCGGAGTCCTCGTCTCCTGGACGCCGGGTATCCACGAGCCGGAGGAAACCGTCTTCGGCGGTCCGGCCGCCATGGAGATCGCGCACGCGCTGTTCCATCAGGACAGCATTCAGCTGCTTGCCCAGCTGACTCGTGAGCAGGCCGCGAGCGGCCCCGGTCTGGCCCGCCGTGAGCTGGGGGTTCTCCTGCTCAGCGTGGCGATGCGTGCCGCTGGGCTCGACTGGTACGAGCAGGGTGACGTCTGGGCGAGGATCGCAGCCGAGCGGCCTGGCTGCGAAGTCCGGCATTCGGAGCGGCACAAGGCCGCCGTCCACCGGCTGATGACGATCGACGTCAGCCCCAGCAGCCGCGTCGTCACGGATGGCCGACTCGCGCCCGTGGCGGACTGGACAGTCACGTTCGAGTGCCTTGGCCGACAGCTCGGGGACCTCAACCGTCAAGGCCGTCTGGAACGGGGACTGCGGGCTGTGTTCGCCCACCACGGCATCTTCCACTGGAACCGGCTGGGCCTCCCCGCGGAGGACCAGCACACCTTGTCAACACTCGCGAAAGAGGTAGTCATGGGAACGAGCGACAACGCCGCGTCCACCCGTACCGGTGGGGTGCGGAGTACTACGGTCGACGGCGTGAACAGTGAGACCGTCGAAGCCAGTTCAGCCGACCGACTGCGCGCACAACTGATCGACCATCTGGTCGATGAAGGCAGCGTGCGCACGCCCCGCGTGGAGGAAGCCATGCGGACGGTGCCCCGGCACCTCTTCGTCCCGAACGCCCCGCTGGAGAAGGCGTACGGGAACGCTCCCGTCAACACCAAGTTCGACGAGAGCGGCGCCTCCATCAGCTGTGCGTCCCAGCCCGACATCGTCGGCATGATGCTGGAACAGCTGGAGGCCGAGCCTGACCAGAAGATCCTGGAGCTGGGAGCCGGCACCGGCTTCAACGCGGGGCTCCTCGGCCACCTCGTCGGGGAGAAGGGCCATGTCACCACCATCGACGTGGACCAGGACATCGTGGACGGGGCCCGTGCCGGACTGGCCGCAGCCGGCATCCACAACGTGGAAGTGATCCTCGGCGACGGAGCAGTGGGCCACGCCCCCAACGCGCCGTACGATCGCATCGTCGCCACGGTCGGTGCCCATGGCGTGCCTCACGCCTGGCTCGATCAACTGGCACCCGGCGGACGGCTCCTCACCCCGCTGCGTCTGCGCGGCAGCGTCTCCCGCTCGATCGCTTTCGAGCAGAGGGACAGGGCCTGGCGCAGCGTCGGCAGCGAGATGAACACGTTCATGCCTTTGCGCAGGGGTATCGCCGATGACCCGCGCGTCTTCGTCCCCCTGGACCCCGACAACACCGTCACCCTTGTCACCAACGGAGACCAGGCGGCAGATCCGGACGCCCTGAGCGATGTTTTCCGCCGGCCGCGCGCCGAGGTGTGGACGGGCGTCACCTTCCGCGGCCCGGAGTCGGCGGAGTACCTGGAGCTGTGGCTCACCTGCACCATGCCCAACGGCCTGAGCCGGATGCCCGCGAAGCCCGAAGCACTCAGGAGCGGTCTGGTCACTGCGCCCTATGCGTCCTCCACCGCCGTCTTCGAGGGCTCAACGCTCACTTACCTCACCCGACGGCAGGCCGCCGAAAAGGCACCAGACGGCGCCACCCTCTACGAATTCGGCGTCATCGGCCATGGCCCTGACGGGGAGACACTCGCCCGAGACGTCTCCGATCAGGTCCGCGCCTGGGACCGCGACTTCCGGAGCCGCGACGTCGGCTTCGAGATCCAGCCGCTCGGCGCGGCGCCGCTCGCGTCAAAGCCCGGTCGGTTCACCTTCGACAACGAGCTGAACCGCATCGTCATCGAGTGGCAGTGA
- a CDS encoding lanthionine synthetase C family protein, whose protein sequence is MEPRENARAAADAVAERLATPEDMRSPHHRQGWWPQSLAHGAVGIALLHIERARTGDGPWQRAHDWLACAAAQPAIGGTDSHLYYGAPALAFALHAAADRPGRYARALNTLDRHITAAIQERLAGAHARIDRGETPKLAEFDAIRGLSGMGALLLHRDIHIDLFREILAYLVRLTEPVKHNGEPLPGWWSHLAPSGEVFPDYPAGHANNGVAHGIGGPLALLALAIRHGITVEGHHEAIARILAWLDRWRQDGPAGPWWPYWITREQLRSGRPGAGPSRPSWCYGTAGLARAQQLAALATHDPARQRAAEGAFLHAMTDPGQLRATVDLSLCHGFAGLAHITGLVAADAITPGLTECLPRLLAPITDTTTGSPAASLLDPPGGGDMGLLEGAAGTALALHSFRAGTATASGWNSCFLIN, encoded by the coding sequence ATGGAACCGCGTGAGAACGCACGGGCCGCTGCCGACGCGGTCGCAGAGCGGCTCGCCACGCCGGAGGACATGCGGTCGCCGCATCACCGACAGGGCTGGTGGCCGCAGTCCCTCGCGCACGGTGCCGTGGGTATCGCGTTGCTGCACATCGAACGGGCCCGGACGGGAGACGGCCCGTGGCAGCGCGCGCACGACTGGCTCGCCTGCGCCGCGGCACAACCCGCGATCGGCGGCACCGACAGCCACCTCTACTACGGGGCGCCTGCCCTCGCCTTCGCCCTGCACGCCGCCGCCGACCGGCCCGGACGCTACGCCCGTGCCCTGAACACCCTCGACCGGCACATTACGGCGGCGATCCAGGAGCGGTTGGCCGGCGCCCACGCGCGCATCGACCGGGGCGAGACGCCCAAGCTTGCCGAGTTCGACGCGATCCGGGGCCTGAGCGGTATGGGCGCCCTTCTGCTGCACCGAGACATTCACATCGATCTGTTCCGCGAGATCCTGGCGTACCTGGTCCGGCTGACCGAGCCGGTCAAACACAACGGCGAACCACTGCCTGGCTGGTGGAGTCACCTCGCGCCTTCTGGCGAAGTCTTCCCGGACTATCCGGCAGGGCATGCCAACAACGGTGTCGCCCACGGCATCGGCGGCCCCCTCGCTCTGCTTGCCCTCGCCATACGTCACGGCATCACCGTCGAAGGCCACCACGAGGCGATCGCCCGCATCCTGGCCTGGCTCGACCGGTGGCGGCAGGACGGGCCCGCCGGCCCGTGGTGGCCGTACTGGATCACCCGCGAACAGCTGCGATCCGGCAGGCCCGGCGCCGGACCGTCCCGGCCGTCCTGGTGTTACGGGACGGCCGGACTGGCCCGCGCCCAGCAGCTCGCCGCCCTGGCCACCCACGACCCCGCACGCCAACGGGCGGCCGAGGGCGCGTTCCTGCACGCCATGACCGACCCCGGCCAGCTCCGGGCGACCGTCGACCTCTCGCTGTGTCACGGCTTCGCGGGCCTGGCGCACATCACTGGACTCGTAGCCGCCGATGCCATCACCCCCGGCCTCACCGAGTGCCTGCCCCGCCTCCTGGCCCCGATCACCGATACCACCACCGGCTCGCCGGCGGCCTCGCTGCTCGACCCTCCCGGCGGCGGAGACATGGGACTCCTCGAAGGCGCCGCAGGCACCGCACTGGCTCTCCACTCCTTCCGGGCCGGCACGGCGACCGCGTCCGGCTGGAACTCCTGCTTCCTGATCAACTGA